The following are encoded together in the Novipirellula artificiosorum genome:
- a CDS encoding glutamine amidotransferase, whose translation MTSLQLEPIYDSAVVAVMASIAVVIVLILVTPPTENQIHRRWLIALRSVAALVLVLALFRPGLVRTETRAADATLVVAVDVSRSMTLPDDERADRWTHQQQAWQQLAVGLDAIRETMNVRLMGYEKNAVELAAVQDALDGIAPEGELTDLAAAATSSIALAQGQPLAGVVLMGDGTQTAPLEGPGAERVAQTLKAWGVPLWTVPIGPAGGPTANRDVAIESLPESYHLFAGNTFDVSFQVHLRGMAGMAVPVQLNWVDQDGNVTVAAQRRVIAETAKLTEGVTIPVRAPQPGTYRLNVQAETQSGETITSNNIQTAFVSVREGGGRILYVEGESLYEQRFLRMALRRFPDLDLSYQWIPRDTASRWPLPLADGFRPGKYDIYILGDVDADAIGREQLANLAESVSQGAGLVMLGGYHTYGAGGYASSPLADVIPVRLDPSLRRDIDAEVPANAADQIAGPLAAQLSRNHPITDFGGKDPASVWKRLPPLLGANRWAGPKVAPGVQVLLETTKKEPLLVIGEYGRGRTAALAFDSTWQWWREGKSEEHRRFWRQLMLWLLSREEDAGDRIDLQMDARRFAVDADIAFQATLSSVGEANTPLDWIAEVIQESGEVTPVSDVSETSTASQRSFSGKIPTLPPGYYRLRVRPTDANATIKPESLAFQVIDQSREMSSPVADPVYLRQLAEITSQHGGGAYSYEQIDELIAQITKRRRQAEAPVIEKATLGDDPLSGWLLFLLFTGALVTEWSLRRRWGLA comes from the coding sequence CGGATGCGACCTTGGTCGTCGCGGTCGACGTGTCACGCAGCATGACCCTTCCCGATGATGAACGAGCGGATCGGTGGACGCATCAGCAACAGGCTTGGCAGCAACTAGCCGTTGGCCTGGACGCGATCCGGGAAACCATGAACGTTCGCTTGATGGGTTATGAAAAGAACGCGGTGGAGTTAGCTGCGGTCCAAGATGCGCTCGACGGGATTGCTCCGGAGGGCGAGTTAACCGACTTGGCCGCGGCGGCGACCTCGTCCATCGCGCTGGCACAGGGGCAACCGCTTGCCGGCGTGGTGCTGATGGGCGACGGGACACAAACGGCTCCACTTGAAGGCCCCGGCGCCGAACGCGTTGCCCAAACGCTGAAGGCCTGGGGCGTGCCACTATGGACGGTACCGATTGGGCCCGCGGGCGGTCCGACCGCGAACCGCGATGTCGCGATCGAATCGTTGCCCGAGAGTTACCATTTGTTTGCCGGGAACACCTTCGACGTCAGTTTCCAGGTCCATCTGCGTGGAATGGCGGGGATGGCGGTCCCGGTCCAACTGAACTGGGTCGATCAAGATGGCAACGTGACCGTTGCCGCTCAGCGACGCGTGATCGCCGAGACGGCGAAGCTGACTGAGGGAGTGACCATTCCGGTCCGAGCACCGCAGCCGGGGACCTATCGATTGAATGTCCAAGCAGAAACACAGTCGGGCGAAACGATCACATCAAACAATATCCAAACGGCGTTCGTCAGTGTCCGCGAGGGAGGGGGACGGATTCTGTACGTCGAGGGCGAATCGTTGTACGAACAACGCTTTTTACGGATGGCTTTGCGACGGTTCCCCGACTTGGATTTATCGTACCAATGGATTCCACGTGATACCGCTTCGCGATGGCCGCTTCCTTTGGCCGACGGGTTTCGGCCTGGCAAATATGACATCTACATCCTCGGTGACGTAGATGCCGACGCAATCGGACGCGAGCAGCTGGCGAATCTGGCCGAATCGGTATCCCAAGGGGCGGGCCTTGTGATGCTCGGCGGATACCACACCTACGGCGCAGGCGGCTACGCCTCTTCGCCACTTGCTGATGTGATTCCCGTTCGGCTGGATCCGTCACTTCGACGAGACATTGATGCAGAAGTGCCCGCAAATGCCGCTGATCAGATCGCTGGCCCGCTGGCTGCTCAATTGTCACGCAATCATCCGATCACCGATTTTGGTGGAAAGGACCCTGCCTCGGTTTGGAAACGGTTGCCCCCCCTGCTCGGCGCAAATCGGTGGGCAGGCCCCAAGGTCGCACCCGGAGTGCAAGTCTTATTGGAAACCACGAAAAAGGAACCTTTGCTGGTCATCGGCGAGTATGGACGCGGACGCACGGCGGCACTCGCATTTGATTCCACTTGGCAGTGGTGGCGCGAGGGAAAAAGCGAAGAGCATCGCCGATTCTGGCGACAACTGATGCTGTGGTTGTTGTCACGCGAGGAGGATGCGGGTGACCGCATTGATTTGCAAATGGATGCAAGACGCTTCGCCGTCGACGCCGACATCGCGTTCCAGGCAACCCTTTCGTCCGTCGGCGAAGCGAATACCCCCTTGGATTGGATCGCAGAGGTGATTCAAGAATCGGGCGAGGTCACGCCCGTATCGGATGTTTCCGAAACGTCGACTGCGAGCCAGCGGTCCTTCTCAGGCAAGATCCCTACGCTGCCGCCGGGATACTATCGCTTGAGGGTTCGCCCGACGGATGCAAACGCAACCATCAAACCCGAGTCGCTAGCTTTTCAGGTGATCGACCAAAGCCGCGAAATGTCGTCACCGGTCGCCGATCCTGTCTACCTACGTCAACTCGCGGAAATCACATCCCAACATGGTGGTGGTGCCTATTCTTACGAGCAAATCGACGAACTCATCGCACAAATCACCAAACGGCGGCGTCAAGCGGAAGCACCGGTGATCGAAAAAGCCACACTTGGTGACGACCCCCTGAGCGGTTGGCTGCTCTTCCTACTTTTCACTGGCGCCCTCGTCACCGAATGGTCCCTTCGCCGCCGCTGGGGGCTGGCCTAG
- a CDS encoding ThuA domain-containing protein has translation MKRIVCLALLLAALPLACIAADLTDPWEKKKAERFAVITAEQKEGIAAAVPNELAAEPKTDRRILVFFRCEGFIHTSIPHANLAIEQLGSKTGAFTADFADTYDVFTAENLKNYDAILLNNTTRLRFPTPKHQDAILDFVASGKGLIGIHAASDNFDMYPQCRDLVGGIFKGHPWTAGGTWAFKLDDPDHLLNEAFDGKGFWHQDEIYQYDPASYQGPKVLRLLVSLDMSKEKVSERIDDGPREVAVSWLRTAGEGRVFYTNFGHREETFAKPAMLKHILDGTQYALGDLQADATPTATASQKEPALAPATP, from the coding sequence ATGAAGAGAATTGTCTGTCTCGCCTTATTGTTGGCCGCCCTTCCACTTGCCTGCATCGCCGCAGATTTGACCGACCCATGGGAGAAGAAGAAGGCGGAACGCTTCGCAGTCATCACGGCCGAGCAGAAGGAGGGGATTGCGGCAGCCGTGCCGAACGAATTGGCTGCGGAGCCCAAGACAGACCGCCGCATTTTGGTGTTTTTTCGCTGCGAAGGCTTCATTCACACCTCGATCCCTCATGCAAATCTCGCCATTGAGCAACTGGGCAGCAAGACCGGCGCTTTCACGGCGGACTTTGCCGACACTTACGATGTCTTCACAGCCGAAAATCTGAAGAACTACGATGCGATTCTGCTGAACAACACGACGCGGCTGAGGTTTCCCACGCCGAAGCATCAGGACGCCATTCTCGATTTTGTTGCCTCGGGGAAAGGTTTAATTGGAATTCATGCCGCCAGCGATAACTTTGACATGTACCCACAATGTCGGGATCTTGTCGGAGGCATTTTTAAGGGTCATCCGTGGACGGCCGGAGGGACTTGGGCCTTCAAGCTTGACGATCCCGATCACCTCTTGAACGAAGCGTTTGATGGTAAGGGATTTTGGCACCAAGACGAAATCTATCAGTATGACCCTGCATCCTATCAAGGGCCCAAGGTGTTGCGATTGTTGGTGAGCTTGGACATGAGCAAAGAGAAAGTGTCGGAGCGCATCGATGATGGCCCCCGTGAAGTCGCTGTTTCGTGGCTTCGGACCGCCGGCGAAGGACGCGTCTTTTACACGAACTTTGGGCACCGCGAAGAAACCTTTGCCAAGCCGGCGATGCTGAAGCACATTCTCGATGGCACGCAGTACGCGCTGGGTGATTTGCAGGCCGATGCGACGCCAACGGCGACGGCTTCGCAGAAGGAACCTGCGCTTGCACCCGCAACGCCCTAA
- a CDS encoding aldo/keto reductase, with amino-acid sequence MKRRSFLKTVSGTVGAGALVAAGIDREAAAEKPLIAPAATPSVVKGMPQRVLGKTGLNVSTVTFPGLALVREEQDACNEAIHSSFERGINYFDVAPAYGNGDCEIKMGIGLQGLERDDYVLSCKTKMRDKAGARLELDRSLERLKTDYFDLYQFHCFIDPEEVAEVLAPGGAMETVLEAQKAGQIKHIGFSAHTTKSALRALRHFDFDTAMFAINFVEYYTIGFGKPVLELAQEKGTAVIGMKTLGNGRWPKGVEKTRKWWYRTVETDEQVRMALQFTLSLQPVATAIPPSWLDLVDKAIDQAKGLTPATDEDFAKAQKLSEGCESVFHQVEQSVAQNTGQREFYADSPHEGPPCMFS; translated from the coding sequence ATGAAACGAAGATCTTTCCTCAAAACGGTTAGTGGCACGGTCGGTGCCGGAGCGCTCGTTGCTGCTGGCATCGATCGAGAAGCGGCTGCCGAGAAGCCGCTGATTGCACCCGCAGCAACTCCGTCTGTGGTCAAGGGAATGCCGCAGCGAGTGCTGGGAAAGACGGGGTTGAATGTTTCGACCGTGACGTTTCCAGGGCTGGCACTCGTTCGAGAAGAACAAGACGCCTGCAATGAGGCGATTCACTCTTCATTTGAACGGGGCATCAACTATTTTGATGTGGCACCGGCGTACGGTAACGGTGACTGCGAAATCAAGATGGGCATCGGCCTGCAAGGTCTTGAGCGTGACGACTACGTCTTGTCATGCAAAACCAAGATGCGAGATAAGGCTGGTGCTCGTTTGGAGCTTGATCGGTCGCTTGAGCGATTGAAAACCGATTACTTCGACCTTTACCAGTTCCATTGCTTCATTGATCCCGAGGAGGTCGCAGAGGTGTTGGCACCGGGTGGCGCGATGGAAACGGTCTTGGAGGCTCAGAAAGCGGGCCAAATCAAACACATTGGATTTTCGGCTCATACGACCAAGTCCGCACTTCGTGCCCTGCGGCATTTTGATTTCGACACTGCGATGTTCGCGATCAACTTTGTCGAGTATTACACGATTGGCTTTGGCAAGCCCGTGTTGGAATTGGCTCAAGAAAAAGGGACGGCCGTGATCGGGATGAAGACGCTTGGCAACGGCCGTTGGCCCAAGGGTGTCGAGAAAACTCGCAAGTGGTGGTATCGAACGGTCGAAACGGATGAACAGGTTCGTATGGCGCTTCAGTTCACGCTTTCGTTGCAACCGGTCGCAACCGCGATACCGCCGTCTTGGCTCGATTTGGTCGATAAAGCGATCGATCAAGCGAAAGGGCTGACGCCGGCAACGGACGAAGACTTTGCCAAAGCGCAGAAGCTATCCGAAGGTTGTGAAAGTGTCTTCCACCAAGTCGAGCAGTCGGTGGCACAAAATACGGGTCAACGCGAATTCTATGCCGACAGCCCCCATGAAGGTCCGCCGTGCATGTTCAGTTAG
- a CDS encoding GNAT family N-acetyltransferase: MHVQLVEVLPVDYNEASQTEALLRLLHEYASDAAIGSPGLPRFAASNLIDEMSDRQGVNAMIAYATTTDPDDKTSFLRQAAGAVVCIESFSTFAACGVINIHDIMVSKPFRGCGIGKQLLAAVERLAMDRRCAKITLEVFENNHVARRVYERCGFAAPIAPQELGNTLFLAKPLDAKPLDAKQL, from the coding sequence GTGCATGTTCAGTTAGTTGAAGTCCTCCCTGTTGATTACAACGAAGCGTCACAGACCGAAGCACTATTGAGGTTGCTTCACGAGTACGCTTCGGATGCCGCGATTGGAAGTCCTGGGTTGCCCCGATTTGCGGCCTCAAATTTGATCGACGAGATGTCGGATCGACAGGGGGTGAATGCGATGATCGCGTACGCCACCACAACCGACCCCGATGACAAAACGTCGTTTTTGCGTCAGGCTGCGGGTGCAGTTGTTTGTATCGAATCGTTTTCTACGTTTGCAGCTTGCGGCGTGATCAACATTCACGACATCATGGTCAGCAAACCATTTCGCGGGTGCGGAATCGGAAAACAATTGCTTGCAGCGGTGGAGCGATTAGCAATGGATCGAAGGTGCGCAAAGATCACGCTTGAAGTCTTCGAGAACAATCACGTCGCTCGGCGAGTGTACGAGCGTTGCGGTTTCGCGGCACCGATTGCACCGCAGGAACTTGGTAACACGTTGTTTCTGGCCAAGCCACTCGATGCCAAGCCACTCGATGCCAAGCAGCTCTAG